TTGCTCAGGACATGGTGCAGATTGATCTCCAGGCCCCTCAGCCTTTGCGCCTGTTTGGCCAATGTCTTTCTGATTAGAACAAGTTCCTTTATGGATTCTGAGGACAACTCAGGTGTGCGAGGAGCCACAGTATCTGCTTGGACAATGAAAACTCCAAGCTGCATGCTCCAGGCCAGCAGGAAAATCAAAGAAAGCTGTTGCAATAGAAAACCACAATTTGCAGAACAAACTCAGATTCTGAAAAGCCAAGTTTTTTGGGATGGTTTCCATCTTACCATCATCTTTCCTCTCAGTTCAGTGGCCGACTGAATGAAGTCACCACAGACTGGGCTACCCACAGCACACATGTCGCTAAATGTCCGCCATCTGTTGACGATTCCCCTCCAAGAGAGCCAGGCTACTTGATCATGGGTCTGGCATGTGTAGTTTGTACGAATATAAAGTTCTGTATTTTCACGGTCCTTAGTTAATCTTCACATTTCGGTtgtatttcttctttttttttgtttaagtaTTAACGACAGAATCTTGCTTCTAGCTTTGCGGTGAAACATACATACGAAGTATATAGTAAAAAACGTAAATCAGAAAAAACATTTCTACGGACATAGCCGCACTAGgttttgcttctttttttatgcttttaatCTCTATAATTAGCCACTAACTTTTAAGGTATAAATGATAACGCATAAGCAACTAAagtacatttacatacatatcgATCGTTTCTTTCACATTCCGAGCTTTTCTTCCTCAaaatttctctctttttctctctatACAGTTGATAAAGTTTTCAAAACATAAGAATTAGGGGCCTACAGCCATCTTCGTTACATGTTAGAGTAAGGGTTAAGCTGATCAATTTACATTTAtcgtgttttgtttttagttccTATATCTTTTTTGCGTGCAGGTGCGAATACATTTCAAATCTTCAGCTAACTCTGCTCTCTTGGCATTCTCACGTATGTATTTGTATGTCTGTAtgcatatataatatatatttaaatgggtgtttttatatttatataaagatagcttactatttttattcttaGCACACTTTGGCTTGAAGCCCAAGTGGGTTGGTTTGTTTCTTCTGTTTCTGCTTAACCGCCACACATGACCATCCCTTGAACCGAACACCCCCACCACAccacaacacaacacaccAACGTGGTATAGTGGTGAGGGCGTTCGATGATCTCAATAATGGTCAGAGCGCTTCCAGATTAATTAGTTTACATTTATCGATAACTTTCTTACCTCTAAGTGTTAGGCTTGTATTTACATTGATTATTTCAagagttttttgtttgtgttcttgtttttcttagttggtttctgtttcttttttcctttgtgttatatatatgtttgctGTTCTCTGCGGGATCGTATAACTAAATAACTTAGAAGATTGTTTGGAGTAGGCAATGCTGTTGTTATGAGTGCAAACAAATCCGTTTAAAACAAGTTAAAATTGTTGCTCTGCGCGGGCTGATTTCGATTGTGTTggtgtttttaaaaattgacgAATCATTTAAAAAGACTTAAAGAACGAAAACGAGTTATATCCTTTgggctgttgtttttgttttttgttagaTGCGTCTGCTGCGTGAACCGTCGGTCCGGTTTTTCCACTCCGGATCGTTGGGGTCGTCGTCCTCGAAGGGATCCTCGGCCATGTCCTCCTCGAGAGCTTCCTGATCGCCCAGATACGCATCGATCGCCGAATCGTACAGATTCAGCTCAGCATCTGGCGTCGATTCCTGTTCATCGTCGAGCGGTGCAAGATGATGCTTCGGATAGTCATCGTCCTCGACCTCTAGCAGCACATCCTCCTCTTCCGGCTCTGAAAGTCCACCATCTCCTTCTAAAGCTACCCTTTCTATTTCATCCTCGATAACGTCTATCTTCGCCGCCATTGGGTGACCATTGATCTGCCCATTATTCAGCTTTGTCTTGGACTTGCTGCTTCGTCGACTGCCACTGCTACCGCCGGCTCCTGTGAAGCTGCTTCCGTCGCAGTTCGACGACACGGACTTGGTTTTCGCCCGCTTTGTGCTGGGTATTGACGCGGGCGTTGCGTAGGTCTCGGCCAACAAGTGCTGATAGACCTCCTCGGAGAGTGGAAAGACCAAAGGCTCAAAGAGTGACGGTTGTTGCATCAGCGCATGGCTctgtcacaaaaaaaaaaaaaaaaaataaaggcgATTGTTAGAAAAGTAACAGACAATATTTTGGAGATTCGGTTAAAAGGAGAAAATCCCTTGACTTACCTCCCGCAGATCGGGCGTGGTGCTGCGCCGCTCCGTCTGATCTTTAAGCTTGCTAGACGTTGTGCGACGGCGGGCTTTACGCGACTGGCCGCCCATTAGCAGCTCGCCGCTCTCGTTGAACCCCTCCAGTGGATGTGCCAGCGGCGAGGGAATGCTTTCGTTGTCTGCCCCAGTTCCGCCGTGGTGTGGAGCAGGGGAGGCAGGATCCGGAGTGTTGGCCCCGCTCGATTCAGCGCGACTATCTGCACGGCGATTCGCTCGGGATCTGGTGCTCCATGGAAACTTGAGGAACGTCTCGAAACGGCGACGCTCCTCGAGCAGGGCGCGTTGATGTCTTGCAATGAAAGCCTCATCTGAGAGATCTTCCTCAttgtactcctcctcctccatttcTATGAGGGGCGCTTTAGCCTGACCATTGGCCTTGGGCTTGGTGACCTCGTCCGCGGACTTATCCAACTTGAGCCGCTTGGGCAGTGGTGGCTCTATCTCTGCAGTTGACTCGGCCAGATGTTCGGCAGTTTTAGCATTTAGATTTTTTGAAATGTTGCCATTAAGCTTAGGCTTCTTCCccttctcctccttctttTCCACTTTGTGCTGCttcgctgccgctgccttgGGTTCAGCCGTCTTGGCATTGCCATTTACCAGTCCATtcttattattgttgttattattgttaacaatattattgttattgtgcTTAACGACTGTCTCCTTCTGGCTAATCCCGTTGACCTTTGGAGGCTGCTCATCCAGCAGCTTTTGTTCTTGAGGGGGGTGTAGGGCATTGGTTCGTGTGTTGGAGAGCTCGTCTGACGTCGCTGTTGCTGGGACACTGCCGTTGCTGAGTTTGCACTCCGCTGACTCATCCGCCGACTGCTTCGCCTTATCACTGTCGCTGTCAACAATGCGCCACCTGCAGATGTGAGGGAACACACATCGTTAATGATTAGAATAGTAATTAATGGGAGCCGAAAGCAGCAATAATTCCCCAATTTGATATCAGAGTTGTACGCCCCCCAAGATGGCAGTGTAAAAGTACTCACTTGGGCGTTGGAATCTCCTTGTAGGGGAGAATCTCTACCTTCGTTTGGGCGGCCATGCTGTAGGGTATAACGATGTTGTCGATGTCGTAGATGGGACGAATACGGCGTTCCGAGGATCTAAGCGAAAGAAGTCGATATATTTATGTTGAAACCAGCGATTCGTATATTCAAGCTTACCTCTCGTTTCGATGACTGTGGGTGGGCGAGGAGTTGCGACGACTCCTGCTACTGCTCTGCTCTGACCCCCACTGGTCCCCGTAGCCGTTGAGGTGAtggttgttgatgttgctgccggatgattgctgctgctgaatgGAATTGCAGCTACTGTTATTGTTGGTGGATTTACGTGACTTCTTAGCGCCGCTGTGTGCCGAGATCGAGGTTGAGGAGGGACTTTGGTGGCGTTGTCGTTGGCGTTGGCGAGAGTCTGGCCACTGCGATCTGGAATTGTTCACTCCAGTtgggtgttgttgttgttgctgcttcctGCCcgttgccgccgctgctgcatTAAATCCGTAAATTGAATGCGGAAACGGGACGAGACGGAGACAAGAAACGGAATGGCAAAATAAAGCAATtggtagttgttgttgttgtggttgtagTTGTTGGTGGTGGTTGGTGGAATTGGTTGGAATATTCgtgtttttggttgattttcgatgcaaagaaaaagaaagaagagaTGCAaaagattgttgttgttttatgtTAATAAATTATCGAATTTTGTCATGTTTACAATAATTTACTGTTGGCCACAAGTGGCGTTGTAGTAGGCGTAGTAGAAGAAGTAGTAGTAGCAGTACCAGTACCGTTTCCGCTATCCCCTCCCCCGACGCCActgccaccgcctcctccggCTGCTAATGCTCCACTGCCCGCTTCCTTATTTGAGTTATTGTTGCGCTCCTTGCGGCGTATATATCGCCGCTTGACCGCATCACCCGGCCGGCGGCTGCCTGCATGTCCGCCGCTACCGCCGGAGGCTAGCGTCTCGCGCTCCGCCTTCCACATGGCCTTTACAATGGCCTTGGCCTGAGAGCGCATGACGCGATACTGCCAGTCCGGCTGGCGGGCAACGGCCTCCAAGTGAACAGACTGGCTGACATCTAAAAAGAAGCAATTGAagtggtgttttttttttgttaaaaggTTTTCGGCAAGCATTCCCAAATTTAAATCACTTTCAGGGCGCTATTTCCTGTTTTCACTGAAAACGACTTAATGgcattctttaatttaaaatgcaacCAATCCGGTTCCTacttcattataattattttagggTTTTAATCAGGAATTTTAAGTATTTCGAGATTTATGAATTATTCTAGTCTACTGGTTCATTTGTctgaataggaaaaaatgaaaaaaatatttaaaagttagcCTTCAATTGGATTTTGCTATGCCTAAAACTGTTCTAGACTTTAGTGTTTTCTGTAATGGTTACACAAATTCACAAAACTGTCCACCTTTTCCTTTGGAAAATGCTTATTTATTGGTCGTAGGTTTTTTTTCAAGTCTAGTTTTCTAGCTGATTATTAGTTAATCTATAAGTATCAAATCCAGAAATGGAAATTCAATGCAATTTCCCACTCACCGCTGGCAAAACTGAGCACTGGATGGTAGCCAGCATCGATCAGGGCCACCCGGTTGGCGGGCATCATCGTCTCAACCAGCTCACGGGGCGCCGTGGGGTCCGTTCGACCTGTACACAGGGTGCAGGGCACCTGGGGCCACTGGCAGCCGCACTTGATGTTGCTGGGTCGCGCCGCCTTCTTCGATATTGTGTGCATGTTAGTGGTCTGGAAGAGCTTGCGCTTTCGAAACTCTGACAGCACCAGTGGCCTAGCCCGACTGCAGAGCATATCGGATGGCGGCTCCTCCTTTAGGCCATTCGCAGGCGACGCTGACTGGCTAACAGTCGCCTCAAGTCGGACTTCCCCCTTGGAGTGGGAAAGCTCCACATGGAGGTCATTGTACTGGCGGATTTTCATCTCCAGATCGGCCAACTGTGAGCAGACCCACGACCATCGCAGGGCTATGGCGGCCCGATCTTTTGAGTAACGCCAAACAGCGCGTCGTGCTCTGAAACGaattgaatggaataaaaattaaataattaattattttaattttgggaATGATATGAATggtaaatacatttatatattgcTGTTCAAGTATATTATGGGAGTACTTTAACTTCCTAGAGCACAAATTGCtagcaacaaaaaatgtgtTGATAAGATCCCCGGAAAAAAAAGTGTCATAGCAGcaattaaaatcgattaaTTGCGTAGTTAAGGTTGCCCTCATAGGAATTGAAAAAAAGCaacttgatttaatttaaatctgaTCCGCCAGACATAAATCTacaaaaagcaaagaaaatgaTGTGGCATCTGCTCAGGGATACCTTAAATATCTAGTATAAAGAACCTACTTTAAAGGGCTGTCAAAAAAGTAACTCCAACAAAGACTAAAAACAACCATATAAATCGACAAACATTCATTTCAGTAAAATACCCAAATACCTCCATGTTATCGGACATGAGACCACAAATCGATCAAAAAATCTGACAGAAAAGGGTGGCTAAAAAAGCTGGAGACCCAAAAAACATTTGGAAGCCTAGCAGATTAGTTGGAAATTCACCCAGAGCATctacaaataaaatcaagtcTAAAAGGCCGGATGCACTTACATGGGTAGCGATTGCTGCTGGGTATTGTTATATGTGACCATCTCATCGGCGGACTCGCCGCCTGAACTGGATTCTGTGGCATCAGAATCAATGGCGTTCTGAACCTCTCGCAGCTCTGTGTGCAGCAAACCGGCAACGTGGGTGAGTTCGCTGGTCACATAAGTGTCGTAGCCGGGCACAATGTCGTCCGCCCGCGGCGTATTCGGATCCGTACTTGACCCCGTCATGACTGCTGCTGCACCAGTTGCTGAAAgacccgctgctgctgctgttcctgcTCCGGGCGTCGTATCCAACTGATTCTTCCGCGGACGCTTACCCGGCAGCGTTGTGGAGTTTGAGCTGTTAAACCAGCTGGAAGATGGAGCCAAGGTGGCCGAGGTACCGGTGGCCGTGTGACAGATCTGCTGATGCCGGGCCGCTGTGCCAATATGCCGAATTACACTGCTCATCTGGCTGGCCGGCAGTGGATGCTTCTTCTGCTCCTCCCAGAATGCACAGTCTGGTCGTCCAGAGACAATCGACAGAACAGTTGCCTCCCGCTCGGAGAGTGTGGCACTCCTGGCCGGATTGGGAGTCTTGTGGGAACTGCGGGCGGACCATTCCAGAATACCGGCCACCTCTCCGCTGGCGTGGCGGCACATTTGACGGGCCTGGAACTTACGCATCCGGCGCAGCAGAAAATCGATCCGGCGCGTGATcacatgttgctgctgctctagCTCTGCATGGCTCTCCTCCCACGGACGCTCCTGCTTAACACTTACGTTCGCGGTGGAAAGGCTGCTGGTGCTGGGAAGGATGCTAGTGCCGCTGAAGTTGGGCTTTATATCTGGCAGCTCGGGGGCACTGCTTGCAGGTGCCGCCGTGGCGGACATGGACGCAGCGGGTGGCGCCTCCTCCCACACCTCGTTGAAGAAATCACAGATAGCATCTGGATTGACATGGGCGCCGTCGAATGTTTTCAGCGCCTTGAGCACCTCCTCGATATCCTGATCCTCTAGCACAGCGCCAGCGGCCCCATCTTTGAGGAAATTAATCGATCCTGCGGTACTCTGTGGCGtcagctgttgctgttgtggcGTCGCTTGCAAACGCGGGGAATCCTGCGCCGGATTGACTGGCGTCTGCTGTTGCCTGCTAGGTGTTGTTGGTGGCTCTGGCTCAGGCGGAGGAGGCAACAGCTCCTCTGACATGGCAATAACATTGCCATCCAGCTGACTGAGGCGCTCTAAAAAAGTATGCCAAAACAGGTAAGCTTTTGgttttcagttaaaaatttACACTTACCCTCTATATTATCTGTTTCGATCTTGGACAGCTCCTCCTCGGCTGGAATTGACTGATCCTCAGCTGCTGCCTCTCCGCTGACACCTGGGGATTCGGTGGTCGAGCTGGAGCTCGTGGCGGCTGCCGGCGTTGTGGCCGGCTCCTTACCAAGGCTTACTTCCGGCAGCGTTTTCCTCAGACAAATCTCCGCGGAGATAGCCTCCTCGAAGTTGATCGTCAGATCCGCCAGCAGCTGGGCCGTGGAGTTGTCCTTAGGCGAgctgctgtgtgtgtttgtggtgttgctgctgctattgttgTTCTTCTCCACCACCGCTGGTGAGGCGCTGGTGGAGGCCACACCGGCATCCGGCGTGGAAGGACCAGCGCTGGCACTACTGCTAGAACTGTGTGGAGTCGGGGCTGTGCTCAGCCCCATTGCTGGTTCATTGCTTGGCTTATTGCCGCCGGACTTTCGCTTATTGTTCGGTTGCGAGGATCGCAGTTGCGGAATAGTGGCTGCCGGCGATGATGCCAAACCgcctgccgccgctgctgctgctgcggcagcTACGGCTGCAGCTTCCCGAGAGCGGGTGACGCGCGTTGTGGCCGTGGCCGGCGTGGGCGTCGATGGCTTCTTGGCCACTGAGCCTGGACCTGCTCCTCCTGTGCCGCCGCCGGCAACTGCGCCGCTGTCCGAAGAGGAGCTGCGGGCCGAAGGCGAGGCGGTACTGGTGAGCTTCTCCTTGGGGCTTAATGGCTCGGCTGTGAGCGCTGGTGCCATAGTTGGGTAGCTCGCATTTGGGTCGCGAAGCTCGGGCTAATTCTGGTCAGGTCACTTTAGACgtaaacaaaaccaaaacaataatttattttagtaaAACGATAAGCGCGACGATTGGAATGAAAACGACAggcaaactttttgttttataaactGCTCTTACActctcactcacacacatatatGTGTCGGGTTACTTCGTTATCTCAGCTTAACTctttccccaaatcgaacaAAAAAAGCCGCtaatatttgtgtattttttttatctcgCTCTGCCGCCCGCCTCCCAAAGAAATCTCGTTGTGTCTTTTCCGGCGTGTTATGTACAAAACACGCACTAAAACAGTCACAGCCGCGCTCTAGCtgagcgggagcgagagagaggTCAGAACGCGCGCTATTGCACACAATGATgcgcaataaaaaaaactgtatagaacacacgcacacacacacacattagaGCGTATTTACTTGGGCTCGGGCAGGCAGAGATGGGACAGACTTCTTACATACTGACGAAATCATCGCTGCTGCTCTCGATGGGAAAAACACAATTTTCCGAGATTTTGCATCATCTGCTGGCGGAAAATTGGCGCGCAGGCCTATTATTATTCGTGGTAATTTCCATGTTTTTATGTAATtgcatttattgaatttttcgaCTACAATTAGCAGCAGCAAACAGCTCCTCGCGCCTTTACAGCAATAATACACATACTCTggcacaccacacacacacacattcgaACTGAACCAGCGTGCAATTGTGTGATCCACTATTTTCAGTTATTTACACAATCCCATTTTTTGTATTCCGCATGTCGGTATTAAATTCTGAGTATAGTTAATTCAGTTGTGTGAGTTTTTCTACTGTATTTGCCCGATTCAAACGAAAAGGGAACAGAAAAACGTTTTCAGCGCGAAAGTATTGTCCAGTACTCACTAACACAAAGGCACATGCACATGCCCACATTCACACCGACAGGCAAGCACAGGCAGGCAGCACGCAAGAATTTGtaaattgcttaaaaattaagtaGTATATTTGTTATACGCACAATTCGGCCGTTTCGCACAATGCTCGCACAATTGCCAACTATTTGCTTACACAATGGCGTGACTCGCGCTGGGGGAATTGTACGGTTCTCTTCACGAATTTTTTtcctcatttatttttttcatgcTGCCCTGCTACGCTTTTGGCAAAACGACGTGTATCGAATCGTATCGAAGCTGTACTCGTTTCTGTGCCCTGGCTGCCAGACCAAAGTACGCATGCCGCGCAGCCGGTTGTCTCGCTTGCACTTGTGCGTCACCTATGGCGGTGGCGCGGCGCAGGGTTGCGTGTGCGAGCGGGACGAGCCGAGGGTTGCGTTACTTTTCGGCATATGGCAACACTGGGCGCGGGCTGCTACCATGGAATGCAACCGTGCGATAGGtgtttcgatatatttgttattgttttgggatTTTATggctaaattataaattattgttaatatGTTTTATGTGATTTACAGAATAAGAGTTTCTGGGCATAAGCCGACAAGATCAAGTCTCACATAACAGAGCTAAATACACTAAGCTATAATTGAATATGTTGAGCCTCGAGTGGTGTTCCTTCAAGGATTAACTTTAGCGCCTTATTTCGAAGCTACTGAACGTGTAGGCATCGATCTCCTTTGCCGGCGAGAACTCCGCCTTCGTGATGCTCGACTGGGGACTGCCCTTGGTCTGGAGCCAATGTTTCCTGCAAATTGTGGGGAAGGTGTTAAATCTTCTGACTAGCACTGATTCCCAGACATTTACATTTCGTTGAGCTGCGGAAGAGGTCCCTCCAGTTGGCCCTTGACCGTTCCGTCCTTGGTGTTCATGCACCAGCCCTTGATGCCCAGCGTATTGGCCGTCTGTGCCGTGAACTAAATCAAAGGATTTACATAGATCCTGCTAATCAGTCAAGAAAATGGACACTTACCTTGCGGAAGAACACACCTGCAATGAAAAGGACAGATTAGTTAGGTCAGAACAGGTAGATGGCTAATTAAAGTACCTTGCACACGGCCAAACACCTCGAAGTTGCACGCGAAGAGCTGCGCGGATTTAGATGCTGCCATAATGCCACCGAAATTGGATGTTCGAAGATCCTGGCAACTATACCCGCCTGGATACCGTAAtagagaaaacaaaacaaatgctCGGACAACCAAAATAGAATTACATCGATGTGCCATAGTGACCGACAGCGATGTGACCGTACTTCAGGGCGCCAAATAATACTACGGGGGTTTACAAATCATTGATTAACTTTAActacatttattattaatgaacATTTATTTAACAGATTTGATCGAGTTCCGGATAAAACTATTCTTGGAATTACTCTCTGCTACAGCACTAAACAGATTTGGAAAAACATACCAAGGTACAAACAactaataacaaaaaatcatCAAGTTTGAATGGTCTTAATCAGCTTATCCACATTCGTAGCCTCCACCACGGCGTTCACCTGCAGGCCCGCGTCCTCCATGGCTTTTCTGGTAGCATCTCCGACAGCGATCAGCTTGCGATCCTTGGTGGAAACGTTGAAGCTGTCGAAAAACTCCTGGGAACTGCGGACGCTGGAGGGCCCAAAGAAAACGATCGTCTCCATTCGCTTAAGCTTGAGAGCTTGACGCATCTGGTCGATAAACTTCGGATGGGACTGACTCTCGTAGACTTCGCAGACGTCCACCCGGAATCCCTGGGCCACCAGCCGGAGTCGAAGCGTATGTCCGACTCCATTGCCGCAGGGCATTAGCAGCGGAAGCTCCCGCTTGGGTCCAAACGTTTCTACGATCAGGTCACACAAATTATTGGCATTCACTGTGTAATCGCCCATAGTGGACAGTCTCTGCAAGGTATTCCAAACCAAGCTGTGGGTGCTTTTTCCTAAGGAGTAATTGTTTAGAGAGCGCCAGCAACTGGGTAGTGGAGCGTTCTCCAGAGCCTCGTTCACAGCCTGGACACATCGGGGGGACGCAAAGATAATCCCAGCGTATCTGTGCGGTTCCTGGAGCTTCATTTGCAGTGTCTTTAGATTCTTAAACACTAATTGCGCGGGAGCAATGTAAATCGGTTCCAGGTTATGCCGACGCATGGCGGATCCATATAAATCTTCAGACGATGGAACCTTTAGCAGGATTACCGGCCGTTTACCATGAGCAGACATGATAGAAAAGGAATTTATTcgaaataaaacttaatatgTTGAATTTGATCTTAGTTTTTGAAGCTATTGGGCTGGACGTGCGTTGAAGTCGTTAAGAAACTATACTGAGCCAGTTTGAAAACTATCCCCGCGCCTTACTTATCggtaatatataaaaacaaatgctaCAGGTTGCTTTttcgaaataaaaagaaatccGTAACCTTTGAATTGTCCTTTAAGATCAActtaaatccaataaaataaCCCTTTTTTTACTGGAATGTTATCACAATAATTTGCATGGTAttcaataatattttgtatacatttatatatggaAAACAAGGGGAGTAGAGGACATTAATCGTAAAAATAGCAAGGACAACAAATAGATTTTGATCTGCTTAGACAGCACCCATTTGCAGGATGGGCGTAAAGAGCTTGTAGGCCTTCTCTATGAACTCCACGCCCGATAGCATTTCGGAAAAGAATGTGCTGACCCGGGCCTTGGCCTCCTCAGGTTCctgcttgctgcttaaaatAGCGGCGTACCTATGAGTAAGACCCTGAAGGTGTCCATTAAACTGCTTGCAGAGATTGACCACGCCGTCCACCTCGTTGGCAGTGCTGTGATGTGGtttcaccagcagcagctcggCGATCTTGTGAAGCTTGCACATCTCCAGGGCACAGGCTTCGCTTAGAGCGTGGATGCTCTTGGCATAGGCCTGCTCCAGATCGGCAGAGGTGGCCTCATCGGATGTCAGCCACTCCAGGCACAGCGACCAGTGTCTGTTATGGGTTTAATGATAGCCACTTAATAAAGGACTTTGGGTTAAGTTACAAACTACTCACTTGGCCACATCCTCAAACTGAATCTCCACCTCGGTATCGGCAATGGTACCCGCCAATCGTTCGCTCAGCTCCTGAGAGTCGTAGTCGCCCTCGCTTTCGCACTCCAGATCCTCCAGTTCAAGCAGTTCTTTCACTTCATTGATTGTCTCCTGCAGCTCGGACAGAGCGTTGCCACTAACCGCATCTCGGAGAGTGTCCAGCTTGAGGCAGGACTCCTTCGACAGGATCTCAAGGGCCTCGTAGTGCACCAGGCCGCAGTAGTTCTCGAAGAGAATCTCAAAGCGGAGCTGCGCCTTTTGCTTCTCCAGCCGCAACTGCTGCAGCGACTCCTCCATTTGGTCTGCATCCTTCTTCGCCTCCAGCAACAGAGCACTGAGATTCGGTTTGTTGGCCTCCAGTCCCAGGAGCTTCCGCTTGTTCATCAGCTTAGGATCGTTGTCCTGCAGTATGGTCATGGTCTTCTTGCCAATGCCCTCCAGGGTGTCCAGCCCCGTGTTCAGTACCTTTGTGCCCAAATTAGTGACGAAACCAAGACCAAAGGCGGGTGACGCCTCGCCTTCCGCTTCTGTGGTTTCTTCTGGCGTTCCTGCTGGTGTTTTCTCCCGGTGTGTGCCCTCAACTGGCATCTCCTTGGCTGCCGCCTGTTGTTCGGCTGCATTGATGCGAGCCAGTTCCTCGGGGTCGGGCACGCCTATGATCTGATTCAAGCCCTGGTTCACTTGAGTGGTTATGGTGCCCAATCCCTCGGTAGCTGTGCTTAGCACGGAGCTTAGCTTCCCGCCCCACAGGCCCCACGAGGATGATGTGTTGGAGGTCACTGTGGGCGGAGCAGCAACAGGGGGTTCCTGTTTGGGTGTTACCACCACATCCTCTCTAGCTTTTgcgttgtttttgctgccatCTTTCTCCTGCTGCGACTGCGTCTCCTTTTCCACGTGGACAAACTTGTCCTCGTCGTCGCCCCAGTCGTCCCAGTTGTCAT
Above is a genomic segment from Drosophila kikkawai strain 14028-0561.14 chromosome 3R, DkikHiC1v2, whole genome shotgun sequence containing:
- the nsl1 gene encoding pneumococcal serine-rich repeat protein isoform X6, which translates into the protein MAPALTAEPLSPKEKLTSTASPSARSSSSDSGAVAGGGTGGAGPGSVAKKPSTPTPATATTRVTRSREAAAVAAAAAAAAAGGLASSPAATIPQLRSSQPNNKRKSGGNKPSNEPAMGLSTAPTPHSSSSSASAGPSTPDAGVASTSASPAVVEKNNNSSSNTTNTHSSSPKDNSTAQLLADLTINFEEAISAEICLRKTLPEVSLGKEPATTPAAATSSSSTTESPGVSGEAAAEDQSIPAEEELSKIETDNIEERLSQLDGNVIAMSEELLPPPPEPEPPTTPSRQQQTPVNPAQDSPRLQATPQQQQLTPQSTAGSINFLKDGAAGAVLEDQDIEEVLKALKTFDGAHVNPDAICDFFNEVWEEAPPAASMSATAAPASSAPELPDIKPNFSGTSILPSTSSLSTANVSVKQERPWEESHAELEQQQHVITRRIDFLLRRMRKFQARQMCRHASGEVAGILEWSARSSHKTPNPARSATLSEREATVLSIVSGRPDCAFWEEQKKHPLPASQMSSVIRHIGTAARHQQICHTATGTSATLAPSSSWFNSSNSTTLPGKRPRKNQLDTTPGAGTAAAAGLSATGAAAVMTGSSTDPNTPRADDIVPGYDTYVTSELTHVAGLLHTELREVQNAIDSDATESSSGGESADEMVTYNNTQQQSLPIARRAVWRYSKDRAAIALRWSWVCSQLADLEMKIRQYNDLHVELSHSKGEVRLEATVSQSASPANGLKEEPPSDMLCSRARPLVLSEFRKRKLFQTTNMHTISKKAARPSNIKCGCQWPQVPCTLCTGRTDPTAPRELVETMMPANRVALIDAGYHPVLSFASDVSQSVHLEAVARQPDWQYRVMRSQAKAIVKAMWKAERETLASGGSGGHAGSRRPGDAVKRRYIRRKERNNNSNKEAGSGALAAGGGGGSGVGGGDSGNAAATGRKQQQQQHPTGVNNSRSQWPDSRQRQRQRHQSPSSTSISAHSGAKKSRKSTNNNSSCNSIQQQQSSGSNINNHHLNGYGDQWGSEQSSSRSRRNSSPTHSHRNERSSERRIRPIYDIDNIVIPYSMAAQTKVEILPYKEIPTPKWRIVDSDSDKAKQSADESAECKLSNGSVPATATSDELSNTRTNALHPPQEQKLLDEQPPKVNGISQKETVVKHNNNNIVNNNNNNNKNGLVNGNAKTAEPKAAAAKQHKVEKKEEKGKKPKLNGNISKNLNAKTAEHLAESTAEIEPPLPKRLKLDKSADEVTKPKANGQAKAPLIEMEEEEYNEEDLSDEAFIARHQRALLEERRRFETFLKFPWSTRSRANRRADSRAESSGANTPDPASPAPHHGGTGADNESIPSPLAHPLEGFNESGELLMGGQSRKARRRTTSSKLKDQTERRSTTPDLRESHALMQQPSLFEPLVFPLSEEVYQHLLAETYATPASIPSTKRAKTKSVSSNCDGSSFTGAGGSSGSRRSSKSKTKLNNGQINGHPMAAKIDVIEDEIERVALEGDGGLSEPEEEDVLLEVEDDDYPKHHLAPLDDEQESTPDAELNLYDSAIDAYLGDQEALEEDMAEDPFEDDDPNDPEWKNRTDGSRSRRI